From the genome of Candidatus Poribacteria bacterium, one region includes:
- a CDS encoding Uma2 family endonuclease produces the protein FSTESAIYIGIDSFIYYYEGDRTKFVAPDIYVVLGAEKYPERRSFYTWAEGVVPTVVFEFLSDSTAAQDRGTKLRQYLVDIGVAEYFIHQPEGDKPPEFHGWCRNASGEIEGIPPDAEGGLFSHPLGGLHRQRAAFTTIFT, from the coding sequence TTTAGCACCGAATCGGCTATCTACATCGGTATTGACAGTTTTATCTACTATTACGAAGGGGATCGAACCAAATTCGTCGCGCCTGATATTTACGTCGTCTTAGGGGCAGAGAAGTATCCAGAGCGACGCAGTTTCTACACCTGGGCAGAAGGTGTTGTGCCAACGGTTGTGTTTGAGTTCCTTTCCGACTCCACCGCCGCTCAGGACCGTGGGACAAAGTTGAGACAATACCTCGTTGACATCGGGGTGGCGGAGTATTTTATCCATCAACCCGAAGGGGACAAACCACCAGAATTTCATGGCTGGTGCCGAAACGCATCTGGCGAAATCGAGGGGATTCCACCCGATGCTGAAGGAGGGTTATTTAGTCATCCGTTGGGAGGATTACATCGGCAACGTGCGGCTTTTACGACCATATTTACCTGA